In Deltaproteobacteria bacterium, a single window of DNA contains:
- a CDS encoding lytic transglycosylase domain-containing protein gives MALKKSDIILLLSLGLCLGLSWLGTSPAQAFYYTFPHSLSLCGEPVPLADRKIWERMDREFTINVYDRAQVFLWLKRSKRYFPYIEARLKEKGMPDDLKYLLVAESALRPQALSNKGAAGFWQFIEKTGKRFSLQKKPWIDERLDLIKSTDAAINYLKILYDQFGKWTLAMAAYNCGEERVKEEITLQGENDYYRMALPQETERYIFRILTAKVLLSDPKKYGFELPEKEGYLPIEYDQVLVQLPHPVPLRDIAKACGSYFKELKELNPEIQGYNLPAGVHQLKIPVGKKILLEKNCKDWLKILP, from the coding sequence ATGGCATTAAAAAAATCGGACATAATTCTTCTGCTGAGTCTGGGTTTGTGTTTGGGCCTGTCTTGGCTCGGGACGAGCCCGGCCCAGGCCTTTTATTATACCTTTCCCCACTCCCTGTCGCTCTGTGGTGAACCGGTTCCCCTTGCAGACCGAAAGATCTGGGAACGAATGGACCGGGAGTTTACCATTAATGTCTATGACCGGGCCCAGGTCTTTCTGTGGCTAAAGAGGAGTAAACGGTATTTCCCTTATATTGAGGCCAGGCTTAAAGAGAAAGGGATGCCTGATGACCTGAAGTATCTGCTGGTGGCGGAAAGCGCCCTACGACCCCAGGCCCTCTCCAACAAAGGGGCGGCCGGATTCTGGCAATTTATTGAAAAAACAGGCAAAAGATTCAGTCTGCAGAAAAAACCCTGGATCGACGAAAGGCTGGATTTGATCAAATCCACCGATGCAGCCATCAATTACCTGAAGATTTTATACGATCAATTCGGTAAATGGACCCTGGCTATGGCCGCCTATAATTGCGGGGAAGAACGGGTTAAAGAGGAAATTACTCTCCAGGGAGAAAATGATTATTACCGAATGGCTTTGCCCCAGGAGACCGAGCGCTATATCTTCCGGATCCTGACGGCCAAGGTTTTATTGTCCGATCCTAAAAAATACGGTTTTGAGCTTCCTGAAAAAGAAGGATATCTCCCTATAGAATACGATCAAGTCCTGGTTCAGCTTCCTCATCCGGTTCCCCTTCGGGATATTGCCAAAGCCTGCGGCTCCTATTTCAAGGAACTCAAAGAGTTAAACCCGGAAATTCAAGGGTATAACCTTCCGGCAGGTGTGCATCAACTTAAAATTCCAGTGGGGAAAAAAATTCTTCTGGAAAAAAATTGTAAGGATTGGCTGAAGATACTTCCCTAA
- a CDS encoding metallopeptidase family protein, giving the protein MEIVVEEEPSAQLLKELGLGERELLFGLYQGVPRPEKSYFQGINFPDRITLFRGPILRTCPSEGRVKDQIRKTLVHEIAHHFGFPETRIRHLGY; this is encoded by the coding sequence GTGGAAATTGTCGTTGAAGAGGAACCTTCTGCGCAACTTTTAAAGGAATTGGGGCTGGGGGAACGGGAGCTGCTCTTCGGTTTGTATCAAGGGGTCCCCCGGCCGGAAAAAAGCTATTTTCAAGGGATCAATTTTCCAGATCGCATCACCCTTTTTCGTGGCCCTATTCTGCGTACCTGTCCGTCCGAAGGCAGGGTTAAGGACCAGATCAGAAAGACCCTGGTCCATGAAATAGCCCATCATTTCGGCTTTCCGGAGACCCGGATACGCCATTTGGGATATTAA
- a CDS encoding response regulator has product MNHKILVVDDEEIVRRVVRLHLEREGWVGIEAGDGAEALEVLEKEPVDLVLCDIKMPRMDGIHFLKGLKEKGLLVPVIMLSGFVDMKTALEVMRCGALDYLTKPIQRDVLILSVKRGLDYKELIDDRRRLQEENRKHQEDLERKVTEQTALIEQLFDISIQLNTLEGLETITGFLVETISRLTHSRRVSVMLHNESRNCLEIIKAKGIPLEIVKKTRQPVGEPIAGRVYAEGKAFIMDAIQKKNGAKGYSDSKAFISLPILQIPLKIQNKPFGVINVTDKEGDLPFNPEDLKILESLSASVSVAIQNELRRREMETVYLELVKSLAEAIETKDSYTRGHCERVTEVSLKIAKTMGLPIQQIRDILLAGLLHDVGKIGIPEGILSKAGPLDPSERALIQEHPDLGLNIIKHVGFLGEAKTIIAQHHERYDGTGYPQGLKGEAIHLGARILAVADSFDAMAAERPFRRPLSKGMIIEEIRLQAGFQFDPQAVDIFLTLLAEEGKERFG; this is encoded by the coding sequence ATGAACCATAAGATCTTGGTGGTTGATGATGAAGAAATTGTTCGGCGGGTCGTTCGTCTCCATTTGGAGCGAGAAGGGTGGGTAGGTATCGAAGCCGGTGATGGAGCCGAAGCCTTGGAAGTATTGGAAAAAGAACCGGTCGACCTGGTGCTTTGCGATATTAAGATGCCCCGTATGGACGGTATCCATTTTTTGAAGGGTTTAAAGGAGAAAGGCCTTCTGGTCCCGGTTATCATGCTCTCAGGCTTTGTGGATATGAAGACGGCCCTGGAGGTCATGCGTTGCGGGGCCTTGGATTATTTAACCAAACCGATTCAACGGGATGTCTTAATCCTGTCGGTAAAGCGCGGGTTGGACTATAAAGAACTGATCGATGATCGAAGGCGTTTACAGGAAGAAAATCGAAAACATCAGGAAGATCTGGAACGAAAGGTGACCGAGCAAACCGCCTTGATCGAACAGCTTTTCGATATCTCCATACAGCTCAATACCCTGGAAGGCTTAGAAACCATCACCGGCTTTCTGGTTGAAACCATCAGCCGGTTGACCCATAGCCGGCGGGTATCCGTTATGCTCCATAACGAATCCAGAAATTGTTTGGAAATTATAAAAGCCAAAGGAATTCCCTTAGAAATTGTTAAAAAAACAAGACAACCGGTAGGAGAACCTATAGCCGGCAGGGTATATGCCGAGGGGAAGGCCTTTATAATGGATGCGATCCAGAAAAAAAATGGGGCCAAGGGATACTCCGATTCCAAGGCTTTTATCAGCCTGCCGATCCTGCAAATCCCTCTTAAAATCCAGAATAAGCCATTTGGAGTTATTAATGTTACCGATAAAGAAGGGGATCTCCCTTTTAATCCAGAGGACCTGAAAATCCTCGAATCGTTGTCCGCTTCCGTCTCGGTGGCCATTCAGAATGAACTGCGCCGGCGGGAGATGGAAACGGTTTATCTGGAACTGGTCAAGAGCCTGGCCGAGGCCATCGAGACCAAAGATTCTTATACCCGAGGACATTGTGAAAGGGTCACCGAAGTATCGCTTAAGATAGCCAAAACCATGGGGCTTCCCATTCAGCAAATACGGGATATCCTCTTAGCAGGGCTCCTTCACGATGTGGGAAAAATCGGGATTCCCGAAGGCATTTTAAGCAAAGCCGGTCCATTAGACCCATCGGAACGCGCTTTGATTCAAGAGCACCCCGATTTGGGGCTCAACATCATTAAGCATGTCGGCTTTTTGGGAGAAGCCAAGACAATCATCGCCCAGCATCATGAACGGTATGACGGTACGGGATACCCTCAGGGGTTGAAAGGGGAGGCCATCCATCTCGGGGCCAGGATCCTGGCTGTGGCCGACAGCTTCGATGCCATGGCCGCCGAGCGGCCATTCCGCCGTCCATTGAGTAAAGGAATGATCATAGAGGAGATTCGACTGCAAGCCGGATTCCAATTCGATCCCCAGGCCGTCGATATTTTTTTAACTCTTTTAGCGGAAGAAGGGAAAGAACGATTCGGTTAA
- a CDS encoding GHKL domain-containing protein produces MKPEYQSVESLLADKASQPEDPEVSRDAIARQKAQLEAIFSGFQDPLFILNPQYEILLANQTFITQSGVRSLEELKSRKCYQVRHGFERPCPGCAVTQTLLTGQAVSGERYVEDINQIHFQQAYPIYNEGGALTSIIQYSRDITGEKRLQEQLIQAEKLAGIGILASGVAHEINNPLTGILGLAEILQHTDSPTLRNQYLKEIIVYSGRIAEIVKDLSTYSRIPRSDAISSVNLQQALKDALRMVSRAAMFGDIEVTEDLMELEPIRASDSEIQQIFVNLISNAVEAMEGNGMLRLANRKTSRGLEVVIQDTGPGIAKETLKKIFDPFFTTKPPGQGTGLGLTVTHRLITKYRGSIEVESKEGRGTTFRVIFPFPRRPE; encoded by the coding sequence ATGAAACCAGAATATCAATCGGTGGAGTCCCTGTTGGCCGACAAGGCTTCTCAACCAGAGGACCCGGAGGTCAGCCGGGATGCAATCGCTCGTCAAAAGGCCCAATTGGAAGCCATCTTTTCAGGCTTCCAAGATCCTTTGTTTATCCTGAATCCCCAATACGAAATCTTGTTGGCTAACCAGACTTTCATCACCCAGAGCGGTGTACGATCCTTAGAGGAACTGAAAAGCAGAAAATGTTACCAGGTCAGGCATGGGTTTGAAAGACCCTGCCCGGGCTGTGCGGTCACCCAAACCCTCCTTACCGGTCAGGCCGTTTCCGGGGAGCGCTATGTGGAAGATATCAATCAAATTCACTTTCAACAGGCCTACCCTATTTATAATGAAGGGGGGGCGTTGACTTCCATTATCCAATACTCCCGTGATATTACCGGGGAGAAACGGTTGCAGGAACAACTTATCCAGGCCGAAAAGCTGGCCGGGATCGGGATCCTGGCCTCAGGGGTGGCCCACGAGATCAATAATCCCCTGACCGGTATCTTAGGCCTGGCCGAGATCCTTCAGCATACCGATTCCCCAACGCTTAGAAACCAATACTTGAAGGAGATCATCGTATATTCCGGGAGAATCGCAGAAATTGTCAAAGATCTTTCCACCTATTCCCGAATCCCCCGGAGCGATGCTATTTCGTCGGTCAACCTGCAGCAGGCCCTTAAAGATGCCCTGCGTATGGTCAGTCGCGCGGCCATGTTCGGGGATATCGAGGTGACCGAGGATCTGATGGAATTGGAACCTATCCGGGCCAGCGACAGTGAGATCCAACAAATATTTGTCAACCTGATCAGCAATGCCGTGGAAGCCATGGAGGGTAACGGGATGTTAAGACTGGCTAATCGAAAAACCAGTCGTGGTCTGGAGGTGGTGATCCAGGACACCGGACCGGGGATTGCTAAGGAAACCCTGAAAAAGATCTTTGATCCTTTTTTTACGACCAAACCCCCGGGCCAGGGGACCGGATTAGGACTGACGGTGACCCACCGGCTGATCACTAAATATCGGGGAAGTATCGAAGTGGAGAGCAAAGAAGGAAGAGGGACGACCTTCAGGGTGATTTTTCCATTCCCGAGGAGACCAGAATGA
- a CDS encoding NAD(P)H-dependent oxidoreductase: MVKILIVYHSQSGNTRKMAEAVAHGAGEIEGVTALLKRAFEVTDEDLIDCDGLVLGSPEYFGYMSGAVKDLFDRTYEQVRGNKKIFRKPYAVFISAGNDGQGALTHIERICLAYQFKKSQEPLIAKGPVTVDILAQCEDLGRTIAAGCEAGIY; the protein is encoded by the coding sequence ATGGTTAAAATTCTTATAGTCTATCACTCACAAAGCGGCAATACCCGAAAGATGGCCGAAGCGGTGGCCCATGGGGCCGGGGAAATCGAAGGCGTAACGGCCCTATTAAAAAGGGCCTTTGAGGTAACGGACGAAGACTTGATTGATTGTGATGGGCTGGTGCTGGGTTCCCCTGAATACTTTGGGTATATGTCCGGGGCGGTTAAGGACCTCTTTGATCGGACCTATGAGCAGGTCAGAGGGAATAAAAAGATCTTCCGAAAGCCCTATGCCGTTTTTATCAGCGCCGGAAACGACGGCCAGGGGGCTTTGACCCATATCGAAAGGATCTGCCTTGCCTATCAATTCAAGAAATCCCAAGAGCCCCTTATTGCCAAAGGTCCTGTTACCGTAGATATCCTGGCCCAATGTGAAGACCTGGGCCGGACCATCGCCGCCGGCTGTGAGGCGGGGATCTATTGA
- a CDS encoding PD40 domain-containing protein, producing MTPFSKKITWAFLAFLILLGGLFAYQYGPRLVYRYFGYYFLKPAETQWPEETPDRIRQLWGEAKGKLVWSSSRSGTHQIFLLTLPDLKQYQLTSHPHVSYYPRISPDGNRILFARSQQRWVSERDQRPWDVYLFDLGSGKESLVVKNGNFPAWLPDGEHFTFLRGDLVLMKRLGGSRETLLFNGRKPPYEAEPQTPELSPKDPDLLAITLRGKLSGVFLLRLSQNRLIRLGDNSCELTWMPDGRTLAWVEVGGRGGTQMLSSGLDGRGKKVLMDLPLTFSHEYFPKVSNDGKWLVWGASEGDHEHDLADYEIFLWKMSRPWKEAVRITYNPANDRWPDLYVEKGFNG from the coding sequence ATGACTCCTTTTTCTAAAAAAATTACCTGGGCCTTCCTGGCCTTCCTGATACTGCTGGGAGGTCTGTTCGCTTACCAATACGGTCCGCGGCTCGTTTATCGCTATTTTGGATATTACTTTCTAAAACCGGCCGAGACCCAATGGCCCGAAGAAACACCGGATAGAATAAGACAATTATGGGGAGAAGCCAAGGGAAAACTGGTCTGGAGTTCCAGCCGCTCCGGAACTCATCAGATTTTCTTGTTGACGTTGCCGGATTTGAAGCAGTACCAGTTGACCAGCCATCCCCACGTCAGTTACTACCCCCGGATCAGCCCCGATGGGAACCGGATCCTTTTTGCCCGGTCCCAGCAGCGCTGGGTCTCCGAACGGGATCAGCGACCCTGGGATGTCTATCTCTTCGACCTGGGTTCGGGTAAGGAATCCCTGGTGGTTAAAAACGGTAATTTTCCTGCCTGGTTGCCGGATGGAGAGCATTTTACCTTTTTAAGGGGCGATCTGGTCCTGATGAAAAGGCTTGGCGGATCAAGGGAAACCCTCCTTTTTAACGGGCGGAAGCCCCCCTACGAGGCCGAACCCCAGACCCCGGAGCTGTCTCCCAAGGACCCCGATCTTTTGGCCATAACCCTGCGGGGGAAGCTTTCCGGGGTATTTCTCCTCCGCTTATCCCAAAATCGCCTGATCCGGCTGGGAGACAACAGTTGCGAGCTGACCTGGATGCCTGACGGCCGGACACTGGCCTGGGTGGAAGTAGGGGGCCGGGGTGGAACGCAAATGCTGAGTTCCGGCCTGGACGGGAGAGGGAAAAAGGTGTTGATGGACCTGCCCTTGACCTTCAGTCACGAATACTTTCCCAAGGTTTCCAACGACGGGAAATGGCTGGTCTGGGGCGCCTCGGAAGGGGACCATGAACATGACCTGGCCGATTACGAAATCTTCCTCTGGAAAATGAGCCGCCCCTGGAAAGAGGCGGTGCGGATCACCTATAATCCGGCCAATGACCGCTGGCCGGACCTGTATGTCGAGAAGGGATTCAATGGTTAA
- a CDS encoding flippase-like domain-containing protein encodes MRPIIKSLLLFFGSATITAWLVYSLFTQTQRGDWEKVLGLNYLPLLVYLALYALNLYLRTWRYYTLLKATHTPRLPSFGDLTLVTLVRNMLVDFLPARIGGLSYIVILNQVLKVEMAPCLTSFTYAALFDLLGLAPLLGVFLFISLPEFSGTGLALGLAALLLTGSSLLFLRFVEPVLVFFLRLLTRKGRRWQTNKWVLKIEAHLRQLIESLAALGSGRIFWLTLTVSILIRLVKYLMLSILLLSIIKAVTGELTGLPWYILFLGLIASEAAAALPIGGLAGFGLYEGVLGMILATQGMDSSQALLISFMQHLITQFFDYGAGAGALIYLLTIRKQVKRWPGKDARE; translated from the coding sequence TTGCGGCCCATCATAAAAAGCCTCCTGCTGTTTTTCGGTTCGGCCACCATAACCGCCTGGCTGGTTTATAGCCTGTTTACGCAAACACAGCGCGGCGACTGGGAGAAGGTACTTGGGTTAAATTATCTCCCCCTCCTGGTTTACCTCGCCCTGTATGCCCTCAACCTTTATCTGAGAACCTGGCGATATTATACGCTGCTTAAAGCCACCCACACCCCTAGGCTGCCTTCCTTCGGGGACTTAACCCTGGTAACCCTGGTCCGGAATATGCTGGTCGATTTTCTGCCGGCCCGCATAGGCGGCCTTTCGTATATTGTTATATTAAACCAGGTCCTCAAAGTTGAGATGGCCCCCTGTCTGACCTCCTTTACTTACGCCGCTCTATTTGACCTGCTGGGACTGGCTCCTTTGTTAGGGGTTTTCCTGTTTATATCCCTGCCGGAGTTTTCGGGAACCGGCCTGGCTTTGGGACTGGCCGCCTTGCTTTTAACCGGGTCCTCCCTGTTGTTCCTCCGGTTTGTCGAACCGGTGTTGGTTTTTTTTTTACGGCTTCTCACCCGTAAAGGAAGGCGCTGGCAGACCAATAAATGGGTTCTGAAAATCGAAGCCCATCTCCGGCAGTTGATCGAGTCCCTGGCGGCATTGGGCAGCGGCAGGATTTTTTGGCTGACCCTGACGGTTTCCATCTTGATTCGCCTGGTCAAGTACCTGATGTTGTCGATTCTTCTCCTGTCAATTATAAAGGCCGTAACCGGGGAACTTACCGGCCTCCCCTGGTACATACTATTTTTGGGGCTCATCGCTTCAGAGGCGGCGGCGGCTCTCCCCATTGGGGGGTTGGCCGGGTTCGGCCTTTATGAGGGGGTTCTGGGAATGATCCTGGCGACCCAGGGGATGGATTCATCCCAGGCCCTGTTGATTTCCTTTATGCAACACCTGATCACCCAGTTTTTCGATTACGGGGCCGGAGCCGGGGCCTTGATTTATTTGCTGACTATTAGGAAGCAGGTTAAAAGGTGGCCCGGTAAAGACGCTCGGGAATGA
- a CDS encoding type II toxin-antitoxin system Phd/YefM family antitoxin produces MVKKVSVAEAKNNLPSIIHEVEQGSRVEITRHGKSVAVVVATSDYAGLMEKGKGLWNDLSKIRNIMASEGIVVEGRDFQALRDASDGRPFEWTV; encoded by the coding sequence ATGGTCAAGAAGGTATCGGTTGCGGAAGCAAAGAACAACCTCCCTTCGATTATCCATGAAGTCGAACAGGGCTCCAGAGTGGAGATAACCCGTCATGGTAAATCCGTTGCCGTCGTTGTAGCCACAAGTGATTATGCCGGTCTAATGGAAAAAGGCAAAGGGCTTTGGAACGATCTCAGTAAGATAAGAAACATCATGGCTTCTGAGGGGATAGTCGTGGAGGGTAGGGATTTTCAGGCCCTTCGGGATGCTTCAGACGGACGGCCGTTTGAGTGGACGGTATGA
- a CDS encoding type II toxin-antitoxin system VapC family toxin: MKYLLDTNIVSEMVKPDPDAAVLIKCKQYQNDLAIGAPVWHELQYGCYRLPLSRKRELVEMFLEDVVRKNLPILPYDEQAARWHAMERARLSLEGMTPSFVDGQIAAITITNGLILVTRNQADFKGFSGLKVENWHS, from the coding sequence ATGAAGTATTTGCTGGACACCAATATTGTGTCAGAAATGGTAAAGCCTGATCCAGACGCCGCTGTTTTGATAAAATGCAAACAATATCAGAATGATTTGGCTATAGGGGCACCGGTTTGGCACGAACTTCAGTATGGTTGCTATCGCCTGCCGCTGTCGCGAAAGCGGGAATTAGTCGAAATGTTTCTTGAAGATGTCGTTAGAAAAAATCTTCCCATCCTGCCTTATGACGAACAGGCAGCGCGGTGGCATGCCATGGAAAGGGCCCGGCTGTCTCTGGAGGGAATGACCCCTTCCTTTGTTGATGGACAGATTGCCGCCATTACCATTACAAACGGCCTCATTCTCGTCACGCGCAACCAGGCAGACTTTAAAGGATTCTCCGGTCTGAAAGTGGAGAATTGGCATTCATGA
- a CDS encoding MBOAT family protein, translated as MIFSSPIFLFLFLPIVLSLFLLIPRRLRIFFLLLASLVFFFWAEKWFVLVVMVLTVVNYFFGLLMEVCCNSEEPRPKGMKIVLGLAVVFNLGLLGYYKYADFVLSNVNAFAQSIGLAMALSPYSHHLPMGISFFTFRALSYVIDVYNRKVTGSKSLMNISLFIAFFPTAIAGPLVRYGEMARGFGERTVTIEQFSIGLRRFIVGLGKKCLIADTLGPVVNQIFALSPGQLNLEVAWLGILAYTLQIYFDFSGYSDMAIGLGKMFGFDLLENFNYPYISQSVREFWRRWHISLSTWFRDYLYIPLGGNRLKSSRLYLNLIIVFFFCGLWHGASWNFVIWGLWHGSFLILERLKIGQWIHSLWRPMRHLYLLLVVILGWVWFRAETLPLALTYFKALFGISGAGGIEYPMALFLNRKVELTLWAGLIFSGPVSVFLVKIRKTALQQTGHLFFRMADQGISIGQAIVLACLLAASSLSIAGGTHTPFIYFKF; from the coding sequence ATGATTTTCAGCTCCCCCATTTTTCTATTTCTGTTTCTGCCCATCGTCTTATCCCTCTTTTTGTTAATCCCCAGAAGGCTGCGGATTTTTTTTCTTTTACTGGCCAGCCTGGTCTTTTTTTTCTGGGCCGAGAAATGGTTTGTCCTGGTGGTTATGGTTTTAACGGTCGTTAATTATTTCTTCGGGCTGCTGATGGAGGTCTGCTGTAACTCGGAGGAGCCGAGGCCAAAAGGGATGAAGATTGTTTTGGGGTTGGCTGTCGTCTTTAATCTGGGCCTTCTCGGTTATTATAAATATGCCGATTTTGTACTATCTAATGTAAACGCCTTCGCGCAATCCATCGGCCTGGCTATGGCGCTCTCCCCCTATTCGCATCACCTTCCCATGGGCATCTCCTTCTTCACCTTTCGAGCCCTTTCCTATGTCATAGATGTCTACAACCGGAAGGTGACCGGCTCGAAAAGCCTGATGAATATATCCCTCTTCATCGCTTTTTTCCCGACCGCCATCGCCGGCCCCCTGGTCCGCTATGGCGAAATGGCCCGCGGGTTTGGGGAACGGACCGTGACGATCGAACAGTTTTCTATCGGCCTGAGGCGGTTTATCGTCGGTTTGGGGAAAAAATGTCTGATCGCCGATACACTAGGACCGGTAGTCAATCAGATATTTGCCCTATCTCCCGGCCAACTCAATTTAGAAGTGGCCTGGCTCGGAATCCTGGCTTATACCCTTCAGATCTATTTTGATTTCTCCGGATATTCGGATATGGCCATCGGCCTGGGGAAAATGTTCGGGTTCGATTTACTTGAAAACTTCAACTATCCTTATATCTCACAGTCCGTTCGAGAGTTCTGGAGAAGGTGGCACATCTCCTTGTCCACCTGGTTTCGGGATTATCTTTATATCCCCTTGGGAGGAAACCGCTTGAAGTCTTCCCGTCTCTATCTGAATCTGATCATCGTTTTTTTCTTCTGCGGGTTATGGCATGGAGCCAGTTGGAACTTCGTTATCTGGGGCCTCTGGCATGGATCTTTTCTCATCCTGGAAAGGCTCAAGATAGGCCAATGGATCCATTCCCTTTGGCGGCCTATGCGGCATTTATATCTTTTGCTGGTCGTTATCCTCGGGTGGGTATGGTTTCGGGCAGAGACCTTGCCCTTGGCTTTGACCTATTTTAAAGCCTTGTTCGGCATTTCCGGAGCCGGGGGTATTGAATATCCCATGGCATTATTTCTGAACCGAAAAGTGGAACTGACCCTCTGGGCAGGTCTCATTTTTTCCGGACCGGTCTCAGTATTTTTAGTGAAAATAAGAAAAACCGCCTTGCAGCAAACCGGCCACCTTTTCTTCCGGATGGCCGATCAGGGGATATCGATCGGGCAGGCGATTGTCCTGGCCTGCCTTCTGGCAGCCTCTTCTCTTTCAATAGCCGGGGGGACCCATACCCCCTTTATCTATTTTAAATTTTGA
- a CDS encoding acetyl-CoA decarbonylase/synthase complex subunit delta — MAFEIPKISYSGKINEVAIGKASPVTMGGENSYPFHLFEGQMPNPPKIAMEIWDMKPDDWPETAMAPFADVLDDPAAWAKKCVEKYGAEIIVVQLKSTDPNGLDKGPEEASVVVQKVLKAVKVPIIVWGSGNEKKDTDVLRKISEDCQGENLTLGPVAEGNHKQIGASALGYNHTLIASTPIDVNLAKQLNILLENLGVPKEKIVIDPTTGGLGYGLEYSYSVMERIRMAALAQEDEKLQYPMINNVGNEVWKSKEAKLTAEEAPTLGDAAKRGYLMEAVAAVSYLLAGSDVLILRHPETVKLVKKLMDQLITGDLDISPADLAAKLKALNAKPAGEYPEIVKTKIAAAEPAKEEKKAAPAKAKEAAPKAAPAKPAPAPKAEPAAPAAAAPKVEEPPKITPEEEAKIKAEAEAKVKAEAAAKAKAEAEAKAKAEADTKAKAEAEAKAKLEAEKQAKEEAKVKARAEEEALIAARAAERIKREAEKEVCAAGPKEMKVAEIQLSPVDKLLAQINRVNKRT, encoded by the coding sequence TTGGCCTTTGAAATTCCTAAAATTTCCTATTCAGGAAAAATAAACGAGGTTGCCATCGGAAAAGCTTCTCCCGTTACCATGGGCGGGGAGAATTCCTATCCCTTTCATCTATTTGAAGGGCAGATGCCGAATCCACCCAAAATTGCTATGGAAATCTGGGACATGAAACCGGATGATTGGCCGGAAACCGCTATGGCCCCCTTTGCCGACGTGTTGGATGACCCGGCGGCCTGGGCCAAAAAATGCGTGGAGAAATATGGTGCTGAAATCATCGTGGTCCAACTTAAAAGCACAGACCCCAACGGCCTGGATAAAGGGCCGGAGGAGGCCTCGGTCGTAGTCCAGAAGGTTTTAAAGGCGGTGAAAGTCCCGATTATCGTCTGGGGATCGGGGAATGAGAAAAAGGACACCGATGTTCTTCGGAAGATCAGTGAAGATTGTCAAGGAGAAAACCTGACCCTTGGCCCGGTGGCGGAAGGAAATCATAAACAGATCGGCGCCTCGGCTCTGGGTTATAATCATACTCTGATCGCCTCCACTCCGATTGATGTAAATTTAGCCAAACAATTGAATATATTACTGGAAAATTTGGGGGTCCCCAAGGAAAAAATCGTTATCGATCCGACTACCGGTGGCCTTGGGTACGGGCTGGAATATTCCTATTCGGTCATGGAGCGGATCCGCATGGCTGCCCTGGCCCAGGAGGATGAAAAACTCCAATACCCCATGATCAACAACGTGGGCAATGAAGTCTGGAAGTCCAAGGAGGCCAAGCTGACCGCCGAGGAGGCCCCGACCTTAGGGGATGCGGCCAAGCGGGGATACCTGATGGAGGCTGTGGCCGCTGTATCCTATCTCCTGGCCGGATCGGATGTTTTGATTTTGAGACATCCCGAGACGGTAAAGCTGGTCAAAAAATTAATGGATCAACTGATTACCGGGGATTTGGATATCAGCCCGGCGGACCTGGCGGCCAAACTGAAGGCCTTGAATGCCAAACCGGCCGGAGAGTATCCCGAAATAGTCAAGACTAAAATTGCGGCCGCCGAACCGGCCAAGGAAGAAAAGAAAGCGGCCCCGGCCAAGGCCAAAGAGGCGGCCCCGAAAGCCGCTCCGGCCAAACCGGCCCCGGCGCCTAAGGCCGAACCGGCCGCACCTGCGGCAGCGGCCCCCAAAGTGGAAGAACCTCCCAAGATAACGCCCGAGGAGGAGGCCAAAATAAAAGCCGAGGCCGAAGCTAAAGTCAAAGCCGAAGCAGCAGCCAAGGCCAAGGCCGAGGCCGAAGCCAAAGCCAAAGCAGAAGCCGACACCAAGGCCAAAGCCGAGGCGGAAGCCAAAGCCAAATTGGAAGCAGAAAAACAGGCCAAAGAGGAGGCCAAAGTCAAGGCCAGGGCCGAGGAAGAGGCCTTGATAGCGGCCAGGGCTGCAGAAAGGATTAAACGAGAGGCTGAAAAAGAAGTTTGTGCCGCCGGCCCGAAGGAGATGAAGGTGGCGGAGATCCAGCTTTCTCCTGTGGACAAATTGCTGGCCCAAATCAATCGTGTCAATAAAAGAACGTAA